In Dolichospermum flos-aquae CCAP 1403/13F, the following proteins share a genomic window:
- the hpnA gene encoding hopanoid-associated sugar epimerase yields MRAFVTGGTGFIGSHIVRSLLESKYQVTALVRPSSNLGNLQGLAVDIVKGDLNNPNIWEQMQGCQYLFHVAAHYSLWQKDRELLYIHNVEGTSNILSAAEKAGIERTVYTSSVAAIGVGKFGEIVDETYQSPVEKLVGDYKKSKFLAEKVAISAANQGQDIVIVNPSSPIGPLDIKPTPTGDIILRFLRRQMPAYVDTGLNFIDVRDVAKGHLLALEKGKSGDRYILGHQNLPLKQLLEQLSQITNLPAPQTSIPAWIPLTVAWIDEKILAPLGKTPTVPIDGVRMAQQPMYYDASKAIRELGLPQSPLNVALKDAVDWFIAQGYVN; encoded by the coding sequence ATGCGAGCATTTGTAACCGGGGGGACAGGCTTTATTGGTTCTCATATAGTGCGATCGCTGTTAGAGTCAAAATACCAAGTTACCGCTTTAGTTCGTCCTAGTAGTAACCTGGGTAATTTACAGGGTTTGGCTGTAGATATTGTCAAAGGTGATTTAAATAACCCAAATATCTGGGAACAGATGCAGGGTTGTCAATATCTTTTTCATGTCGCAGCCCATTATTCCCTGTGGCAAAAAGACCGAGAATTGCTTTATATTCATAATGTTGAAGGTACAAGCAACATCTTGTCCGCAGCCGAAAAAGCCGGGATTGAACGCACCGTTTATACTAGTTCCGTTGCAGCTATTGGTGTCGGTAAATTTGGTGAAATTGTGGATGAAACCTATCAAAGTCCGGTAGAGAAATTAGTAGGAGATTACAAAAAATCAAAGTTTCTGGCGGAAAAAGTGGCAATATCCGCTGCTAATCAGGGTCAAGATATTGTGATCGTTAATCCTAGTAGCCCTATTGGTCCATTAGATATTAAACCCACTCCTACAGGTGATATTATTCTGCGGTTTTTACGGCGACAAATGCCTGCTTATGTAGATACAGGGTTAAATTTTATAGATGTGCGCGATGTAGCTAAGGGGCATTTATTAGCTTTAGAAAAGGGAAAATCAGGCGATCGCTATATTCTTGGTCATCAAAATCTTCCCCTCAAACAACTCCTAGAGCAACTTTCCCAAATCACTAATTTACCCGCACCGCAAACATCTATACCAGCTTGGATACCCCTAACTGTAGCTTGGATAGACGAAAAAATCCTTGCCCCTCTAGGGAAAACTCCCACAGTTCCCATTGATGGAGTCCGCATGGCACAGCAACCAATGTATTATGATGCTTCTAAGGCTATCCGCGAATTAGGTTTACCTCAGTCCCCTCTGAATGTAGCCCTCAAGGATGCTGTGGATTGGTTT
- the sfsA gene encoding DNA/RNA nuclease SfsA, protein MIDWLYKYPKLYPGILLKRYKRFFADIQLHSGEVITAHCPNTGPMTGVSTIGSAVQVSKSDNLQRKLAYTLELIQVNDHATTWVGVNTALPNRVIKLALQQHLFPELSEYDQVKGEVVYGKDRKSRVDFYLTGSSQQRPIYLEVKNTTWSQGSLALFPDTETTRGQKHLRELMEVLPQSRSVMLYFINRGDCLEFAPGDSKDPVYGRLLREAIQLGLEVLPCRFDISPEGIRYLGLATMKSQCNDLKEPVDTVIS, encoded by the coding sequence ATGATTGATTGGTTATATAAATACCCAAAACTATATCCTGGTATTTTACTCAAACGCTACAAGCGGTTTTTTGCTGATATTCAATTACATTCTGGAGAGGTGATCACAGCACATTGTCCGAATACAGGTCCAATGACGGGAGTTTCTACCATTGGTAGTGCTGTACAAGTTTCCAAAAGTGATAATCTTCAACGCAAATTAGCTTATACCTTAGAGTTAATCCAGGTCAATGATCATGCAACAACTTGGGTAGGTGTAAACACTGCTTTACCTAATCGGGTGATTAAATTGGCTCTACAGCAGCATTTATTCCCAGAATTAAGTGAATATGACCAGGTTAAGGGTGAAGTAGTTTATGGAAAAGATCGGAAAAGTCGGGTGGATTTTTATTTAACGGGAAGTTCTCAACAGCGCCCAATTTATTTAGAGGTAAAAAATACAACTTGGTCACAGGGGAGTTTAGCGTTATTTCCTGACACCGAAACTACCAGAGGACAAAAGCATTTACGGGAATTAATGGAAGTTTTACCCCAAAGTCGATCCGTAATGCTGTATTTTATTAACCGAGGTGATTGTTTAGAGTTTGCACCTGGGGATAGTAAAGACCCTGTATATGGTCGGTTGCTACGGGAAGCAATTCAACTAGGTTTAGAAGTTCTTCCTTGTCGCTTTGATATATCTCCAGAAGGTATCCGTTATTTGGGTTTAGCAACAATGAAAAGCCAATGCAATGACCTTAAAGAGCCAGTTGACACTGTAATATCTTAA